The following proteins come from a genomic window of Megalobrama amblycephala isolate DHTTF-2021 linkage group LG1, ASM1881202v1, whole genome shotgun sequence:
- the zgc:100868 gene encoding transmembrane protease serine 9 has protein sequence MKMIRTLVAFTVALLMRGCDAQLDVCGKASLNTRIVGGQDAPAGAWPWQASLHRNGHFCGGSLINNQWVLTAAHCFDDTSTSGLTVYLGRQTQQGPNANEVARSVINIIKHPNYNTNTQDNDITLLQLNATVNFNNFISPVCLASSSSTFFNRTVSWVTGWGNIKSGVSLPSSKPLQEVDVPIVGNRQCKCLYGVSVITDNMICAGLLEGGKDSCQGDSGGPMVSKQGSVWIQSGVVSFGEGCALANLPGVYARVSNYQNWINEKITTNQPGFVTFNSGGTDGDLSISCNGVPAITTTTAPTTTPTPTVPPVVCGRASLNTRLGGNSALASAGMWPWMASLQLNGSHVCGGTLIAERFVMSSASCFTRSTKASDWTVILGRLNQNGSNANEVSIKVANLTISNVTSNNVAVLQLAIAPNLTNFIQPICVDLGETFSANTQCWVAGWGSGAGGVNQALQEFQTSIVDCGNSSNSICTSSLNLQEGDQGGPLMCKVGLSWIHAAVLTIPTSNSNSSSNTSSSNSTASSRFARASDVQVFTKTSSFASFLTSVVGSFPPKATNPTSAPSSNSSSSQGSSNGSQVSSSFSFTMSVVFLSLAAFQIFLQGIN, from the exons ATGAAGATGATCCGCACACTTGTAGCATTTACCGTCGCTCTTCTAATGAGAG GGTGTGACGCACAACTGGATG TGTGTGGCAAAGCAAGTCTCAACACAAGGATAGTGGGGGGACAGGATGCACCAGCTGGCGCTTGGCCATGGCAGGCCAGCCTTCATAGGAATGGCCATTTTTGTGGTGGATCACTCATCAACAATCAATGGGTTCTGACTGCAGCGCACTGCTTTGATGA TACTTCAACCTCTGGCCTAACTGTGTACCTGGGCCGACAGACACAGCAAGGACCAAATGCAAATGAAGTGGCCAGAAGTGTCATTAATATCATAAAACACCCAAACTACAATACAAACACTCAAGACAACGACATCACTCTTCTGCAACTGAATGCGACAGTGAATTTTAATAACTTTATCAGTCCGGTCTGTCTGGCTTCCTCAAGCAGTACGTTTTTCAACCGCACCGTAAGCTGGGTCACCGGCTGGGGAAACATTAAATCAGGCG TTTCCCTACCTTCATCGAAACCTCTACAGGAAGTGGATGTGCCTATTGTTGGAAACAGGCAGTGTAAATGTCTTTATGGTGTCTCAGTAATCACAGACAACATGATATGTGCTGGACTATTGGAAGGGGGCAAAGACTCCTGTCAG GGCGACTCTGGTGGTCCTATGGTCAGCAAACAGGGCTCGGTCTGGATCCAGTCTGGAGTTGTGAGCTTTGGCGAAGGTTGTGCTCTAGCTAACTTACCTGGTGTGTATGCCAGAGTGTCTAATTACCAAAACTGGATCAATGAGAAGATCACCACCAACCAGCCAGGCTTCGTTACGTTCAACTCCGGTGGTACTGATGGTGACCTGAGCATCAGCTGTAATGGGGTGCCTGCCATTACGACAACCACTGCCCCTACAACTACACCAACTCCAACTGTCCCAC CTGTAGTGTGTGGACGTGCCAGTCTGAACACCCGTTTAGGAGGAAACAGCGCCCTTGCATCTGCAGGCATGTGGCCATGGATGGCCAGTCTGCAGTTGAACGGCAGTCACGTTTGTGGAGGAACGCTAATTGCTGAACGTTTTGTCATGAGCTCTGCCAGCTGTTTTACCAG ATCCACCAAAGCCTCCGATTGGACCGTGATCCTGGGCCGTCTAAATCAGAATGGTTCCAACGCCAATGAGGTCTCTATAAAAGTGGCAAATCTCACAATCAGCAATGTTACAAGCAACAACGTTGCAGTCTTGCAGCTGGCCATTGCACCAAACCTCACAAATTTCATTCAACCTATATGCGTGGACTTGGGAGAGACCTTCAGTGCTAATACTCAATGCTGGGTGGCAGGATGGGGCTCAGGAGCAGGAGGag tgaatcaagctcttcaggaatTCCAGACCTCTATTGTGGATTGTGGAAACTCAAGCAACAGTATTTGCACAAGTTCTTTGAACTTACAGGAG ggTGATCAAGGGGGTCCGCTGATGTGTAAGGTGGGTCTGTCATGGATCCATGCTGCTGTTTTGACTATACCGACTAGCAACTCAAACAGCAGCTCTAACACAAGCTCCAGCAACAGCACTGCATCATCCCGCTTTGCTCGTGCTTCAGATGTCCAGGTCTTTACTAAAACCTCCAGCTTTGCATCATTCCTGACATCTGTTGTGGGTTCCTTCCCTCCAAAAGCCACAAACCCCACAAGTGCACCTTCAAGCAACAGCAGCTCATCCCAAGGTTCCTCAAATGGGTCACAAGTATCTTCTTCCTTCTCTTTTACCATGTCTGTCGTGTTCCTCTCACTTGCAGCTTTCCAAATCTTTCTTCAAGGCATCAATTGA